The Toxorhynchites rutilus septentrionalis strain SRP chromosome 3, ASM2978413v1, whole genome shotgun sequence genome includes a region encoding these proteins:
- the LOC129776951 gene encoding actin-related protein 2/3 complex subunit 4 — MRNVKRYELSSIAKGNQKRKDKSLSVGVFSNFSPQFEHIISTQAHPRMAATLKPYLTAVRHTLTAAMCLTNFSSQVVERHNKPEVEVRSSKELLLTPVVISRNEKERVLIETSVNSVRISIAVKQADEIEKILCHKFTRFMMMRAENFIILRRKPIEGYDISFLITNFHTEQMYKHKLVDFVIHFMEEIDKEISEMKLAVNARARICSEEFLKRF; from the exons ATGCGTAATGTCAAACGGTATGAGCTGTCGTCGATCGCAAAAGGTAATCAAAAGAGGAAAGATAAATCGCTATCAGTGGgagtgttttctaatttttcacCACAATTTGAACACATAATCAG CACACAAGCACACCCGAGGATGGCCGCAACGCTCAAACCGTATCTCACCGCGGTCCGGCACACCCTAACCGCGGCGATGTGTCTGACAAATTTCTCCTCGCAAGTGGTCGAACGACACAATAAACCCGAGGTCGAGGTTCGTTCGAGCAAAGAACTGCTGCTGACGCCTGTGGTCATCTCCCGGAACGAGAAGGAACGGGTTCTGATCGAAACGAGCGTCAACTCGGTGCGCATCAGCATTGCCGTCAAGCAGGCGGACGAGATCGAAAAGATCCTCTGCCACAAGTTCACCCGGTTCATGATGATGCGGGCGGAGAACTTTATCATCCTGCGGAGGAAACCGATCGAAGGTTATGACATCAGCTTTCTGATTACCAATTTCCACACCGAGCAGATGTACAAACACAAGCTGGTCGATTTCGTGATTCACTTTATGGAAGAGATTGATAAGGAGATTAGCGAGATGAAGCTGGCGGTCAATGCGAGAGCCCGCATATGTTCGGAGGAGTTTCTGAAGCGGTTCTAA